One genomic segment of Mobula hypostoma chromosome 2, sMobHyp1.1, whole genome shotgun sequence includes these proteins:
- the LOC134339049 gene encoding ammonium transporter Rh type A-like encodes MPATYSTNMRSKFPILAILLEVVIIILYAVFVRYDEEADSRFSNSTSGLDQFHNLYPSFQDVHVMIFVGFGFLMTFLKKYGFSSVGYNLLIAAFGLQWGTLMQGWLHHMHNRQIHVNILSLINADFSTATVLISFGAILGKTNPVQLLIMTLLEITIFAVNEHLVTGILKVKDVGASMTIHAFGAYFGLMVSRVLHRPALQDPHENEGSLYHSDLFAMIGTLFLWMFWPSFNSAIVESPDGQYRAVINTYYSLAACVLTAYALSILVDKKGKLDMVHIQNATLAGGVAAGTSADMMIFPYGGLLIGFIAGIVSTVGFKFLMPILASKLKIHDTCGVHNLHGLPGLIGGLAGIIGAAMASKELYGEGLASTFPDFKTRSAMQQAGYQAAGLGISVAVALVGGLITGFILRIPIWGQPPDQNCFDDHIYWEVPGSEDEHNELLSSEHGKHKTNAEA; translated from the exons ATGCCTGCGACCTACTCTACCAACATGCGTTCGAAGTTTCCTATCCTGGCAATATTGCTGGAAGTTGTGATCATTATTCTATATGCAGTTTTTGTTAGATATGATGAAGAAGCTGATTCTAGATTTTCTAATAGCACCAGCGGACTAGACCAATTCCACAATCTATATCCAA GTTTCCAAGATGTGCACGTCATGATCTTTGTGGGATTTGGCTTTCTTATGACTTTTTTGAAGAAATATGGATTCAGCAGTGTGGGATACAACTTGCTCATTGCTGCCTTTGGTCTTCAATGGGGCACACTGATGCAAGGCTGGTTGCACCATATGCATAACAGACAAATCCACGTCAACATTCTCAG CTTAATCAACGCAGACTTCAGCACAGCAACGGTCCTGATTTCATTTGGAGCAATCTTGGGGAAGACAAATCCGGTCCAGCTTCTGATCATGACTTTGTTGGAGATAACAATATTTGCTGTCAATGAGCACCTGGTTACTGGCATCCTGAAG GTCAAAGACGTTGGTGCATCAATGACGATTCATGCGTTTGGCGCATACTTTGGCCTGATGGTTTCTCGAGTTCTGCACAGACCAGCTTTACAAGATCCCCATGAAAATGAAGGATCTCTATATCATTCAGATTTATTTGCAATGATTG GTACGCTCTTCTTATGGATGTTTTGGCCAAGCTTTAACTCTGCCATTGTAGAATCTCCGGATGGGCAGTACAGGGCTGTCATCAAcacctactactctctggctgccTGCGTGCTCACAGCCTATGCTCTCTCCATTTTGGTTGATaagaaaggaaagttggacatG GTTCATATACAGAATGCTACCCTGGCAGGAGGCGTAGCTGCTGGAACCTCTGCTGACATGATGATCTTTCCTTATGGAGGTCTGCTGATTGGATTTATTGCTGGAATAGTCTCGACAGTTGGATTTAAATTTCTAATG CCGATTTTAGCATCTAAATTAAAAATACATGATACCTGTGGTGTACATAATCTTCATGGATTACCCGGACTAATTGGAGGTCTGGCTGGTATAATCGGAGCAGCAATGGCCAGCAAGGAGTTATACGGGGAAGG ATTGGCGTCAACCTTCCCTGATTTTAAAACAAGATCTGCCATGCAACAGGCTGGATACCAAGCTGCTGGGCTGGGCATATCTGTTGCTGTGGCCCTCGTTGGAGGACTTATTACAG GTTTCATTCTTCGCATTCCAATTTGGGGACAGCCACCAGATCAAAATTGTTTTGATGATCATATCTATTGGGAG GTGCCAGGAAGTGAAGATGAGCACAATGAACTGCTTTCATCAGAACAtggaaaacataaaactaatgcTGAAGCATGA